In Criblamydia sequanensis CRIB-18, the DNA window GGAATTTAGGGAAAAATTCATCTCCTACACATTATATATTATATCAATTTTTTCTTTAAAATACGATTGATGAATGAATTATAAAGTGATAAATTTTATTAAAAATGATATGGTTTTTATAATATCTTTAAATTAGATGACTAACCCTTGGAAAGGGAAAATTATCCATGAGCGGATCCCATTTTGATAATAAAGAAGCCATTCATCATGTCGTTGAAAAACAAGCACAAGGAATTGTTGATGCGGCAGAAGTTCATGGAAGAGAAATTCCTGGAAACTTATTCGCTTTTGCCGATTCCGCTAAGGAGTGCGCAATTATTCTAGGAGTGCTAGGGGTTCTTTCCCCCTTTTTTATCGACTCCTTTTCTTTCACATTCCGCTTTTTTCTTATCTTTGCAATTGCGCTAATAATTTGGAAAACCTTTAGAAGCGCGCTTTTAGGCTGGTCTCGGCTTGAAAGGCTGCATCGAATTATTGCTCAGGAAAAGTGGGAAATCGAGCATCATCGCACCCAGGAAAAAATAGAACTAAAGGCACTTTACGAAGCCAAAGGCTTTCAAGGCTCCCTCTTAGATGAGGTCGTCGAGGTTCTTATGGCAGATGGAGATAGGCTTTTAAAGGTAATGGTTGAAGAAGAGCTCGGCTTAACTCTTGAAAAACAAGAACACCCCTTAAAGCAAGCTATGGGAGCTGCCTTAGGCTCTTTTTTAGCGGGAATTATGATCCTGCTTGCTTTTTACTTTTTTCCATCTCACGGAAGCTCAATTGCAGCTCTTTTTATTATAGGAGCATCGGGGGCTCTTGCCGCCTACTTTGAGAAAAATGAAACCCTTCCGGCCATTGTTTGGAATATCGGGCTTGGTATTTTAGTCATGGGATCCTCGTACTTTTTAGCTCAATTTTTTCAAACATTTTGAATAAGGCTTATCTCATGACTACAGCTGAAGCAAGCGGTGGAGACGCTAAACCCCATTTAAAGCACCCTATTTTATTTGAAGACTTTTTTGAATTAGGTTTAAGTGAAGACTCAAGCCCCTTTTTAACTCCTGAATCTAGAAAATGGGGAAAAAACCTATCTTTAAAATCAGCCGTTCTTAGCGCTTTTTTCTTATTTATAGCTTTCATTTTGAGTTTTTATAAAGAGACGGAATCTCTTTCCAATGTATTTCTTATTGCGGTTTACTTTTTTGTCGGCATCCCCTCGCTTATAGAATCGCTCGAAGATCTTGGCCAATTTGATATCAACATCGATGTTTTGATGACTTTTGCAGCCTTTGCGTCTATTTTTCTTGGCGGGGCTTTGGAAGGCGGTTTATTGCTTGTTTTATTTGCTCTTTCAGGAGCCATGGAAGAA includes these proteins:
- a CDS encoding VIT1/CCC1 transporter family protein translates to MSGSHFDNKEAIHHVVEKQAQGIVDAAEVHGREIPGNLFAFADSAKECAIILGVLGVLSPFFIDSFSFTFRFFLIFAIALIIWKTFRSALLGWSRLERLHRIIAQEKWEIEHHRTQEKIELKALYEAKGFQGSLLDEVVEVLMADGDRLLKVMVEEELGLTLEKQEHPLKQAMGAALGSFLAGIMILLAFYFFPSHGSSIAALFIIGASGALAAYFEKNETLPAIVWNIGLGILVMGSSYFLAQFFQTF